The following proteins are co-located in the Rattus norvegicus strain BN/NHsdMcwi chromosome X, GRCr8, whole genome shotgun sequence genome:
- the LOC108349172 gene encoding zinc finger protein 431-like: protein MDVLTYDDVHVNFTQEECTLLNPSQKSLYQDVMLETCRNLSAIGYIWEDNTTEEYCKSSGRHGRCHMSL, encoded by the coding sequence ATGGATGTCCTGACCTATGatgatgtgcatgtgaacttcactCAGGAAGAGTGCACATTGCTGAATCCTTCTCAGAAGAGTCTCTACCAAGATGTAatgctggagacctgtaggaatcTCAGTGCTATAGGATACATTTGGGAAGACAATACTACTGAAGAATATTGTAAAAGTTCTGGAAGACATGGAAGATGTCATATGTCCCTATGA